A genomic window from Martelella lutilitoris includes:
- a CDS encoding 50S ribosomal protein L25/general stress protein Ctc — protein MSNNSSLLTAEARERVGKGSSRELRRNGLVPAVIYGDKKAPVSIAVSRKEVTKRIFDGGFMTTTFTIEVGKDKYMVLPKDYQLDPVRDFVMHVDFLRISEKSTVTVAVPVHFINEDTCPGIKKGGVLNIVRHEVEFHCPANAIPDSITVDLATVNVGESIHISAVDLPAKVTPVITDRDFTIATIAAPAGLKSEQDGAEADEAAENEGDASEE, from the coding sequence ATGAGCAACAACAGCTCTCTGCTCACGGCCGAAGCGCGCGAACGGGTCGGTAAGGGGTCCTCCCGCGAACTGCGCCGCAACGGCCTGGTGCCCGCCGTCATCTACGGCGACAAGAAAGCCCCTGTCTCGATCGCGGTCTCCCGCAAGGAAGTGACCAAGCGTATCTTCGACGGTGGCTTCATGACCACGACCTTCACGATCGAAGTCGGCAAGGACAAGTACATGGTCCTGCCGAAGGATTACCAGCTCGATCCGGTCCGCGACTTCGTCATGCATGTCGACTTCCTGCGGATCTCCGAAAAGAGCACCGTCACGGTTGCCGTCCCGGTTCACTTCATCAATGAAGACACCTGCCCCGGCATCAAGAAGGGCGGCGTTCTGAACATCGTCCGTCACGAGGTCGAGTTTCACTGCCCGGCAAACGCCATTCCCGACAGCATCACTGTTGACCTTGCGACGGTCAATGTCGGCGAATCGATCCATATCTCCGCCGTCGACCTGCCTGCAAAGGTGACCCCGGTCATCACCGACCGCGATTTCACCATCGCAACGATCGCCGCTCCGGCCGGCCTGAAGTCCGAGCAGGACGGCGCTGAGGCGGACGAGGCCGCCGAAAACGAGGGCGATGCCTCGGAAGAATAA
- the clpS gene encoding ATP-dependent Clp protease adapter ClpS yields the protein MSDTGSDTKRKTSTKLKVARPRLYKVILVNDDFTPREFVLVILKAVFRMSEEQGYNVMMTAHQKGKCVVAVYSRDIAETKAKEAIDLAKQAGFPLMFITEPEN from the coding sequence ATGAGCGACACGGGCTCGGATACGAAACGCAAGACATCCACGAAGCTGAAGGTGGCCAGGCCGCGCCTTTACAAGGTCATTCTCGTCAATGACGACTTCACCCCGCGCGAGTTCGTGCTGGTGATCCTCAAGGCGGTTTTCCGCATGAGCGAGGAACAGGGCTACAACGTGATGATGACGGCGCACCAGAAGGGCAAATGCGTGGTCGCGGTCTACAGCCGCGATATTGCCGAAACCAAGGCCAAGGAAGCCATCGATCTTGCCAAACAGGCGGGTTTTCCGCTGATGTTCATCACCGAGCCGGAGAACTGA
- a CDS encoding glutathione peroxidase — MTIYDFSAKSIDGKTVDLSDYKGHVLLIVNTASQCGFTPQYEGLEDLYRKYREQAFSVLGFPCNQFGGQEPGDEDEIDYFCKMQYDIDFPMFAKVDVNGDDAHPLFKYLKKERPGFLGSGIIKWNFTKFLIDRDGVPIRRFAPTVKPEDIQDDLNDALAVGVE; from the coding sequence ATGACCATCTACGATTTCTCAGCCAAGAGCATCGACGGCAAGACCGTCGACCTTTCCGACTACAAGGGCCATGTGCTCCTGATCGTCAACACGGCGAGCCAGTGCGGTTTCACGCCGCAATATGAGGGGCTTGAGGACCTGTACCGGAAATATCGCGAACAGGCCTTTTCCGTGCTCGGCTTTCCCTGCAACCAGTTCGGCGGGCAGGAGCCGGGGGACGAGGACGAGATCGACTATTTCTGCAAGATGCAGTACGACATCGATTTCCCGATGTTCGCCAAGGTCGACGTCAACGGCGACGACGCCCATCCGCTGTTTAAATATCTGAAGAAGGAAAGACCGGGCTTTCTCGGCTCCGGCATCATCAAGTGGAATTTCACGAAATTCCTGATCGATCGCGACGGCGTGCCGATCAGGCGGTTCGCGCCAACGGTCAAGCCCGAGGACATCCAGGACGACCTCAACGACGCGCTGGCTGTTGGCGTAGAGTAA
- the ychF gene encoding redox-regulated ATPase YchF: protein MGFKCGIVGLPNVGKSTLFNALTKTAAAQAANYPFCTIEPNTGEVAVPDPRMAELAKIAGSKEIIPTRISFVDIAGLVRGASKGEGLGNQFLANIREVDAVVHVLRCFEDDDITHVEGRIDPVADADTIETELMLADLESLERRVDQTRKRATGKDKEAQTLLPVMEASLKLLQDGKPVRSLLNELDAEDVKILKGLNLLTSKPVLYVCNVAEGDAAKGNAETEKVAAMAAEQSAGTVIISAAIEAEVAQLDAEEAEMFLSEMGLEEAGLDRLIRAGYELLELITYFTVGPKETRAWTIRRGTKAPAAAGVIHTDFERGFIRAFTIAYDDFVAYKGETGAKEAGKARDEGKEYVVQDGDVIHFRFNT from the coding sequence ATGGGCTTCAAATGCGGAATTGTCGGCCTGCCCAATGTCGGCAAGTCGACCCTCTTCAACGCGCTGACCAAGACCGCCGCAGCTCAGGCCGCCAATTATCCCTTCTGCACGATCGAGCCCAATACCGGCGAGGTCGCCGTGCCGGATCCGCGCATGGCGGAGCTCGCGAAGATTGCCGGCTCGAAGGAAATCATCCCGACCCGCATCTCCTTCGTGGATATCGCAGGCCTCGTGCGCGGCGCCTCCAAGGGCGAGGGCCTCGGCAATCAGTTTCTCGCCAATATCCGCGAGGTTGACGCCGTGGTCCATGTGCTGCGCTGCTTCGAGGATGACGACATCACCCATGTCGAGGGTCGGATCGACCCGGTGGCCGATGCCGATACGATCGAAACCGAACTGATGCTCGCCGACCTTGAAAGCCTCGAGCGACGCGTCGACCAGACCCGCAAGCGAGCGACCGGCAAGGACAAGGAGGCGCAGACCCTGCTGCCGGTCATGGAAGCCTCGCTGAAACTGCTTCAGGACGGCAAGCCGGTGCGCTCCCTGCTGAACGAGCTCGATGCGGAAGACGTCAAGATCCTCAAGGGGCTGAACCTTCTGACCTCGAAGCCGGTGCTCTATGTCTGCAATGTCGCCGAGGGCGATGCGGCCAAGGGCAATGCCGAGACCGAGAAGGTCGCTGCCATGGCTGCCGAACAGTCCGCCGGAACGGTCATCATCTCTGCGGCCATCGAGGCGGAAGTCGCCCAGCTCGATGCCGAGGAAGCGGAGATGTTCCTCTCCGAAATGGGCCTCGAGGAAGCAGGCCTCGACCGGCTGATCCGCGCCGGCTACGAGCTTCTGGAGCTGATCACCTATTTCACCGTCGGCCCGAAGGAGACGCGCGCCTGGACCATCCGCCGCGGCACCAAGGCGCCCGCTGCGGCCGGCGTGATCCATACCGATTTCGAACGCGGCTTCATCCGCGCCTTCACCATCGCCTATGACGACTTCGTCGCCTACAAGGGCGAGACCGGCGCCAAGGAAGCCGGCAAGGCTCGCGACGAAGGCAAGGAGTATGTCGTCCAGGACGGGGACGTCATCCACTTCCGGTTCAATACCTAG
- a CDS encoding cytochrome c1, with the protein MKKLIATVLFSALLLPFCLTTALAAEDGEEGGTPHYPLEHPEQMDWSFAGPFGTYDRGQLQRGLKVYKDVCSACHSLDLVAFRTLSDLGYSEEQVKAFAAEYEIEAGPDNDGNMYMRPGIPSDYFPAPFENPEQAAASNNGAAPPDLSLMAKARGITRGFPTFVFDIFTQYQEGGPDYIHALLTGYEEPPEGAEIPAGTYYNPYFANAAALAMAPPLSDGIVSYDDGAPETVDQYSRDIAAFLMWTAEPKLEERKQTGLVVMVFLVIMAVLVFLTKKSVYARKHD; encoded by the coding sequence ATGAAAAAGCTTATCGCCACGGTTCTGTTCTCGGCGCTTCTTTTGCCGTTCTGTCTCACCACGGCTCTTGCCGCGGAAGACGGGGAGGAAGGCGGCACGCCGCATTATCCGCTGGAACATCCAGAGCAGATGGACTGGAGCTTCGCCGGTCCGTTCGGCACCTATGACCGCGGCCAGCTGCAGCGCGGACTGAAGGTTTACAAGGACGTCTGCTCGGCCTGTCACTCGCTCGACCTGGTGGCCTTCCGCACGCTCTCCGATCTCGGTTATTCCGAAGAGCAGGTGAAGGCCTTTGCCGCCGAATACGAGATCGAGGCCGGACCCGACAATGACGGCAACATGTATATGCGGCCGGGCATTCCCTCGGACTATTTCCCGGCGCCGTTCGAAAATCCCGAGCAGGCGGCGGCGTCCAACAACGGCGCCGCGCCGCCGGACCTGTCGCTGATGGCGAAAGCCCGCGGCATAACGCGCGGTTTCCCGACTTTCGTCTTCGACATCTTCACCCAGTATCAGGAGGGCGGACCGGACTACATCCACGCGCTTCTGACCGGTTATGAGGAACCGCCGGAAGGCGCGGAAATTCCAGCCGGCACCTATTACAATCCCTATTTCGCCAACGCTGCCGCGCTTGCCATGGCGCCGCCGCTTTCAGACGGGATCGTTTCCTATGATGACGGCGCGCCGGAGACGGTGGATCAGTACTCGCGGGACATCGCGGCATTCCTGATGTGGACGGCCGAGCCGAAGCTTGAGGAGCGCAAGCAGACGGGGCTCGTGGTTATGGTGTTCCTGGTGATCATGGCGGTTCTGGTGTTCCTCACGAAAAAATCGGTCTATGCCCGCAAGCACGATTGA
- a CDS encoding putative bifunctional diguanylate cyclase/phosphodiesterase, whose protein sequence is MIRLRFQKDLLIALSGACLASLALLTVSLYSLWTIQTDHVRVSRHVAQLAEISAPGLAASLAAADYATIEKIAAAIKNAPDIEKLEIRNETGTLDLMLQDGSSDADLASLTRPLVAGPDGDAGQIGRIRIYFPDRTASHAGFWWISLAAAMAAGTLLWGIWRLRRALERDIAHGNQLPYGKGPGRGRGDNRSPQRRDGAGQEDIPAPFGHLFDSETHMASLVSEEGHLVDVSKGWLTRSGYRREAVVGVKITEFLADPDREMIRKRLSDMRTEQRPQKGTLRFRRADGSVSDVWFSATAVFMPDGKAYTLSVIQDISELTGKSGKPITAEFSDYLTGLVNRVGFEKMLADLVAGAAPEDRIACLIVDLDRFKAVNDHHGYAAGEEILRAFVKRAAGALQTASLSARLGGDEFAVAVAGADAPSTAASIARALHAATAEPFQIGAAAISVTVSIGIAFSPEDATDSEDLIRFAAIAATSRKAEGGNGIRNFEPQMLASRKRRRETEADILRGIEENLFEPNFQPITCLKSGQIIGFEALMRLNHPEKGLIPPAEFIAIAEETKWIDRAGRQLFTKSLSGLGALSRARGDDRLHIAVNLSPVQLTPQKVAFMADELKAHGIDAGRLTVEITEAVFMEDSRRVSDSLRMLKEMGCRIALDDFGTGYSSLSYLTRFHVDTIKIDQTFTKGLTHSDAVLAARSRRLIEGIVAIARKMDCTMVAEGVEDEEQAEQVRAIGVAYGQGYLFSPPLPLEAALKRV, encoded by the coding sequence ATGATCAGACTGCGCTTCCAGAAAGACCTTCTGATCGCCCTCTCAGGAGCCTGCCTCGCCAGCCTGGCCCTGCTGACGGTCTCGCTCTATTCGCTCTGGACTATTCAAACGGATCACGTGCGGGTCTCGCGCCATGTCGCCCAGCTTGCAGAGATCAGCGCGCCGGGGCTCGCCGCGTCTCTGGCCGCGGCAGACTACGCGACAATCGAGAAAATTGCGGCTGCGATCAAGAACGCGCCCGACATCGAAAAACTGGAGATCCGCAACGAGACCGGGACGCTCGACCTGATGCTTCAGGACGGGAGCAGTGACGCCGACCTTGCCTCGCTTACCCGTCCGCTGGTCGCCGGTCCGGACGGGGACGCCGGGCAGATCGGCCGCATCCGGATCTATTTCCCCGACCGGACGGCAAGTCATGCCGGGTTCTGGTGGATATCGCTCGCGGCAGCGATGGCCGCCGGAACCCTGCTGTGGGGCATCTGGCGTCTGCGGCGCGCGCTCGAACGGGACATCGCGCACGGCAATCAATTGCCGTACGGAAAAGGGCCTGGCCGGGGACGCGGCGACAACCGCTCGCCCCAGCGGCGTGACGGCGCCGGACAAGAAGACATCCCGGCTCCTTTCGGCCATCTTTTCGACAGCGAGACCCACATGGCCAGCCTGGTCTCCGAAGAGGGGCATCTCGTTGACGTCAGCAAGGGCTGGCTTACGCGGAGCGGTTATCGCCGCGAAGCCGTCGTCGGCGTCAAGATTACCGAATTTCTCGCAGATCCTGACCGGGAAATGATCAGAAAACGCCTTTCGGACATGCGGACGGAGCAGAGACCGCAAAAGGGAACGCTTCGATTCCGGCGGGCTGATGGTTCCGTTTCAGACGTCTGGTTCTCGGCAACCGCTGTTTTCATGCCCGATGGAAAGGCCTACACGCTTTCGGTAATACAGGATATTTCGGAACTGACGGGCAAGAGCGGCAAGCCGATCACGGCGGAATTCTCAGACTATCTGACCGGCCTCGTGAACCGGGTCGGCTTCGAGAAAATGCTAGCAGACCTTGTGGCCGGTGCCGCGCCGGAAGACCGGATCGCCTGCCTGATCGTCGACCTCGATCGATTCAAGGCAGTCAACGATCACCATGGCTACGCCGCCGGCGAGGAGATTCTGCGCGCATTCGTCAAGCGCGCCGCGGGCGCGTTGCAAACGGCATCCCTTTCGGCCAGGTTGGGCGGCGACGAGTTCGCGGTCGCCGTGGCCGGCGCGGACGCGCCATCAACGGCAGCGTCGATCGCCCGGGCGCTTCATGCAGCCACCGCCGAGCCATTCCAGATAGGAGCGGCGGCGATTTCCGTTACCGTCAGCATCGGTATCGCCTTTAGTCCGGAAGATGCGACCGACAGCGAAGATCTCATCCGTTTTGCGGCCATCGCGGCGACCTCGCGCAAGGCGGAAGGCGGCAACGGCATTCGTAATTTCGAGCCGCAGATGCTTGCGAGCAGGAAGAGGCGAAGGGAGACGGAAGCCGACATTCTGCGCGGTATCGAGGAAAACCTGTTTGAACCGAACTTTCAGCCAATCACCTGCCTGAAAAGCGGCCAGATCATCGGTTTCGAGGCCCTGATGCGTCTCAACCACCCCGAGAAGGGCCTGATCCCGCCGGCCGAGTTCATCGCCATCGCCGAAGAGACGAAGTGGATCGATCGCGCAGGCCGGCAATTGTTCACCAAGTCCCTTTCGGGCCTCGGCGCGCTCAGCCGCGCGCGCGGCGACGACCGGCTGCATATCGCCGTCAACCTGTCGCCGGTGCAGTTGACGCCTCAGAAAGTCGCCTTCATGGCCGATGAGCTCAAAGCCCACGGCATTGACGCCGGCCGTCTCACCGTCGAAATCACCGAAGCCGTCTTCATGGAAGACAGCCGGCGGGTATCCGACAGCCTGCGCATGCTGAAGGAGATGGGCTGCAGGATCGCACTCGATGACTTCGGCACCGGTTACTCCTCGCTCTCCTATCTCACGCGCTTCCACGTCGATACGATCAAGATCGACCAGACCTTCACCAAGGGTTTGACCCACAGCGACGCCGTCCTCGCCGCCCGCAGCCGCAGGCTGATCGAAGGCATTGTTGCGATCGCCCGCAAAATGGACTGCACGATGGTTGCCGAAGGGGTGGAGGATGAGGAACAGGCAGAGCAGGTGCGCGCCATCGGCGTGGCATACGGCCAGGGTTACCTGTTCTCGCCGCCGCTGCCGCTGGAGGCGGCGCTGAAGCGCGTCTAG
- a CDS encoding ribose-phosphate pyrophosphokinase, producing the protein MKVFAGNSNRQLAEAICNYLNVPMGKASVRRFADQEIFVEIQENVRGEDVFVVQSTSFPTNDHLMELLIMIDAFRRSSARRITAVLPYFGYARQDRKPGPRTPISAKLVANLITQAGANRVMTLDLHAGQIQGFFDIPTDNLYALPILARDIKARRNLDNVMVVSPDVGGVVRARALAKRLDCLLAIVDKRRERPGESEVMNIIGEVEGKECILIDDIVDSGGTLCNAAEALLNNGALSVTAYITHGVLSGSATQRISSSKLEELVITDSIQPRGEMVAASNIRVISTAALIGEAINRTSHESSVSSLFD; encoded by the coding sequence ATGAAGGTTTTCGCGGGCAATTCCAATCGACAGCTTGCCGAAGCGATCTGCAACTATCTCAATGTCCCGATGGGCAAGGCGAGCGTCAGGCGGTTCGCCGATCAGGAAATCTTCGTGGAAATCCAGGAAAACGTGCGCGGCGAGGACGTTTTCGTCGTCCAGTCGACGTCTTTTCCGACCAATGACCACCTGATGGAACTGCTGATCATGATTGATGCGTTCCGTCGCTCCTCGGCGCGCCGCATCACGGCGGTCCTCCCCTATTTCGGCTATGCACGACAGGATCGCAAGCCCGGCCCGCGCACTCCGATCTCGGCCAAGCTGGTGGCCAATCTGATCACCCAGGCCGGGGCCAACCGCGTGATGACGCTTGATCTTCATGCCGGCCAGATCCAGGGCTTTTTCGACATTCCCACCGACAATCTCTATGCACTGCCGATCCTCGCGCGCGACATCAAGGCGCGCCGCAATCTCGACAATGTCATGGTGGTCTCGCCCGATGTCGGCGGCGTTGTACGGGCCCGCGCGCTCGCCAAGCGGCTCGACTGTCTTCTCGCCATCGTCGACAAGCGGCGCGAGCGGCCGGGCGAATCCGAGGTCATGAACATCATCGGCGAGGTCGAGGGCAAGGAATGCATCCTGATCGACGATATCGTCGATTCCGGCGGCACGCTCTGCAACGCCGCCGAGGCGCTCTTGAACAACGGCGCGCTCTCCGTGACCGCCTACATCACCCACGGCGTCCTGTCGGGATCCGCCACCCAGCGCATCAGTTCCTCCAAGCTCGAAGAACTGGTGATCACCGACTCGATCCAGCCACGCGGGGAGATGGTCGCCGCCAGCAATATCCGGGTGATCTCGACAGCCGCGCTGATCGGCGAGGCGATCAACAGGACGAGCCACGAATCCTCCGTCTCGAGCCTTTTCGACTAG
- the pth gene encoding aminoacyl-tRNA hydrolase: MFIIAGLGNPGGQYAGNRHNIGFMAVDAIADKNGFSPWSAKFKGLISEGSLAGEKVLLIKPQTFMNLSGESVGEALRFYKLSVSDLLVIYDELDLIPGKARIKTGGGSGGHNGIKSIDAHCGKEYRRLRLGIGHPGDKARVHGHVLGNFAKADSEWLELLLEGIAKNADLLVRGEDSQFMNRIATGGAAAPEKTAPKPAKAQSHIHKARQRGQQTMPESGPMADMLKKMFGQKKD, translated from the coding sequence ATGTTCATCATCGCGGGTCTCGGCAATCCGGGCGGGCAATATGCCGGCAACCGCCACAATATCGGCTTCATGGCCGTCGATGCGATTGCCGACAAAAACGGCTTTTCGCCCTGGTCCGCCAAGTTCAAGGGGTTGATTTCCGAAGGAAGCCTTGCCGGCGAGAAGGTGCTGCTGATCAAGCCGCAAACCTTCATGAACCTTTCCGGCGAGAGCGTGGGCGAAGCGCTGCGCTTCTACAAGCTTTCCGTCTCGGATCTGCTGGTGATTTATGATGAGCTTGACCTGATCCCCGGCAAGGCCCGGATCAAGACCGGCGGCGGCTCCGGCGGGCATAACGGCATCAAGTCGATCGACGCCCATTGCGGCAAGGAGTACCGGCGCCTGCGGCTCGGCATCGGCCACCCCGGCGACAAGGCGCGCGTGCATGGCCACGTGCTCGGCAATTTCGCCAAGGCGGACAGCGAATGGCTGGAGCTCTTGCTGGAGGGCATTGCAAAAAACGCCGATCTTCTGGTGCGCGGCGAGGATTCGCAATTCATGAACAGAATTGCAACCGGCGGAGCGGCAGCGCCGGAAAAAACCGCACCCAAGCCCGCCAAGGCGCAATCGCATATCCACAAGGCCCGCCAGCGCGGACAGCAGACGATGCCCGAGAGCGGCCCGATGGCGGACATGCTGAAAAAAATGTTCGGCCAGAAGAAGGACTGA
- a CDS encoding putative bifunctional diguanylate cyclase/phosphodiesterase: protein MDALISCLVVEHTRRSLAAALIIAFVGSYLAISLVGRVRSLPLVHSWLWLLLAGIVGGMTIWCTHFAAMLGYRLDQPHAYDPVLTFLSLGAAIATTTLGMLIVCSGGKTLLVEAGGAVFGLGIALMHFIGMAGFDVPGRFVWSADYVVASLVLGAIIGVVSSSAANRIPGRWNQALATALVVLAIFAVHMVSLAGLTVVPDGTIHFPGDGLQPQTMTFFAAQAAGMVIVLGLGLLMLDAKNRKIVSSQLHRASAHDALTGLPNRRTLIEELQRMLEESQSDTSFAVGFLDIKGFKEINVVHGNAAGDFILGIIAQKIVGVLPGDAFVARAGNDEFAVLLRGYRHRQDVLKVCRRVMSEIAQPLEWQGKRIEIILHGGCALFPGDGRIADELVARVDAALQRAKRGKAGTLAFYDEALDHGERQMNALALDMRRALEDGEFRLYYQQQHLTDDRSIFGFEVLLRWFHKDLGLIPPDDFIPLAERTGFIVTLGEWVLREACMDAVHWKQPYQVGVNVAPQQLADLHFPEKVGDILRESGLPADRLELEFTESGIVENVHRAHETFARLRALGVKIAMDDFGTGYSSLATLQQFPFHKIKVDRSFVSGLPHDTLSAAIVRSTVIISESLGLRVLAEGVETEEQLEFLRREGCPRAQGYYFGKPKPRAEIEAIVTDEGAFGGPARDPGRSPVQSR from the coding sequence GTGGACGCACTCATCTCGTGCCTTGTTGTCGAGCATACGCGCCGCTCGCTTGCGGCCGCGCTGATCATCGCCTTTGTGGGATCCTATCTGGCGATAAGCCTCGTCGGGCGGGTTCGCTCCCTGCCGCTGGTCCATTCCTGGCTGTGGCTGCTTCTGGCCGGCATTGTCGGCGGCATGACCATCTGGTGCACGCATTTTGCCGCGATGCTCGGCTACAGGCTTGATCAGCCGCACGCCTACGACCCGGTACTGACCTTCCTGTCGCTCGGGGCGGCGATCGCCACCACCACGCTCGGCATGCTGATCGTCTGCAGCGGCGGCAAAACCCTGCTGGTTGAAGCGGGCGGCGCGGTCTTCGGCCTCGGCATCGCGCTGATGCATTTCATTGGCATGGCGGGTTTCGATGTCCCAGGACGATTCGTCTGGTCCGCGGACTATGTCGTGGCCTCGCTTGTCCTGGGAGCGATCATCGGCGTGGTTTCCAGTTCCGCTGCGAACCGCATTCCCGGGCGCTGGAACCAGGCCTTGGCGACCGCACTCGTGGTGCTCGCGATCTTTGCCGTCCACATGGTAAGCCTCGCCGGGCTCACGGTCGTCCCCGACGGCACGATCCATTTTCCCGGCGATGGACTGCAACCGCAGACAATGACCTTCTTCGCCGCGCAGGCGGCGGGCATGGTGATCGTGCTCGGCCTCGGGCTGTTGATGCTCGATGCGAAGAATCGCAAGATCGTCTCCTCGCAACTGCACCGCGCCAGCGCGCACGATGCGCTCACCGGCCTGCCGAACCGGCGCACGCTGATCGAGGAATTGCAGCGCATGCTGGAGGAAAGCCAGAGCGACACGTCGTTCGCCGTCGGATTTCTCGACATCAAGGGCTTCAAGGAGATCAATGTCGTGCACGGCAATGCCGCCGGCGACTTCATTCTGGGCATTATCGCGCAGAAGATCGTCGGCGTCCTGCCGGGCGATGCCTTCGTCGCGCGGGCAGGCAATGACGAGTTTGCGGTTCTCCTGCGCGGCTACCGGCATCGCCAGGACGTGCTGAAGGTCTGTCGCCGGGTGATGAGCGAGATCGCGCAGCCGCTTGAATGGCAGGGCAAGCGGATCGAGATCATTCTTCATGGCGGTTGCGCCCTTTTTCCGGGCGACGGTCGGATTGCAGATGAACTCGTGGCCAGGGTCGATGCCGCGCTGCAGCGGGCAAAGCGGGGCAAGGCCGGGACGCTGGCCTTCTACGACGAGGCGCTGGACCATGGAGAGCGGCAGATGAACGCGCTGGCGCTCGACATGCGTCGTGCGCTGGAGGACGGCGAGTTCCGGCTCTATTATCAGCAACAGCACCTGACGGACGATCGTTCGATTTTCGGTTTCGAGGTTCTGTTGCGCTGGTTCCACAAGGATCTCGGACTGATCCCGCCCGATGATTTCATTCCTCTTGCCGAAAGGACCGGCTTCATCGTTACGCTCGGGGAGTGGGTGCTGCGCGAGGCCTGTATGGATGCGGTGCACTGGAAACAGCCTTATCAGGTCGGGGTCAATGTCGCGCCCCAGCAGCTTGCGGATCTGCATTTTCCGGAAAAGGTGGGCGATATCCTGCGCGAGAGCGGGCTTCCGGCCGACCGGCTTGAGCTTGAATTCACCGAAAGCGGCATCGTCGAGAATGTCCACCGGGCCCATGAGACCTTCGCCCGGTTGCGGGCGCTCGGGGTCAAGATCGCCATGGATGATTTCGGTACCGGGTATTCGTCGCTGGCGACGCTGCAGCAGTTTCCCTTCCACAAGATCAAGGTCGATCGTTCCTTCGTGTCCGGCCTGCCGCATGACACTCTGTCGGCCGCAATCGTCCGCTCGACCGTCATCATCAGCGAAAGCCTCGGCCTGCGCGTGCTCGCCGAAGGCGTGGAAACCGAAGAACAGCTGGAATTCCTGCGGCGCGAGGGATGTCCGCGCGCCCAGGGTTATTATTTCGGCAAGCCGAAACCGCGCGCCGAGATAGAAGCTATTGTCACTGATGAAGGCGCCTTTGGCGGGCCGGCGAGAGATCCCGGGCGTTCGCCGGTGCAGAGTCGCTGA
- a CDS encoding adenine phosphoribosyltransferase, which translates to MSANPELLKAIRSIPDYPKPGIIFRDITTLLGDARAFRRAVDELVQPYVGMKIDKIAGIEARGFILGGALAHQLSAGFVPIRKKGKLPDKTVSMTYSLEYGEDEMEMHVDAVKPGEKVILVDDLIATGGTAEGAVKLLRQIGAEIVSACFIIDLKDLPGRRKLEDMGVEVRSLVQYEGH; encoded by the coding sequence ATGAGTGCCAATCCTGAATTGCTCAAAGCCATTCGCTCGATTCCGGATTATCCGAAGCCCGGCATCATCTTTCGCGACATCACCACGCTTCTGGGCGACGCCCGCGCCTTTCGTCGCGCCGTCGACGAACTGGTTCAGCCTTATGTGGGCATGAAGATCGACAAGATCGCCGGCATCGAGGCGCGCGGCTTCATTCTGGGCGGCGCATTGGCGCACCAGCTTTCCGCGGGCTTCGTGCCGATCCGCAAGAAGGGCAAGCTGCCCGACAAGACCGTCTCCATGACCTATTCGCTGGAATATGGCGAGGACGAGATGGAGATGCATGTCGACGCCGTCAAACCCGGCGAAAAGGTCATCCTGGTCGACGACCTGATTGCGACCGGCGGCACGGCCGAAGGCGCGGTCAAGCTCTTGCGCCAGATCGGCGCCGAGATCGTCTCGGCCTGTTTCATCATTGATCTCAAGGACCTGCCCGGCCGCAGGAAGCTTGAGGACATGGGCGTCGAGGTTCGCTCGCTGGTGCAGTACGAAGGCCACTGA